In Desulfotomaculum sp., a single genomic region encodes these proteins:
- a CDS encoding Asp23/Gls24 family envelope stress response protein — protein sequence MEVFALTGPSGTGKSHRAIALAHELDADLIIDDGLVIKGTQILAGSSAKKQPTRIGAIKTALFLDKNEAELARSAILKFVPQRVLILATSKRMAERIRNNLRLDSFSRIISIEEVASPKEIRKARMLRKQHSKHVIPAPTVEVQKSFPDTLIDPLQVFLKRKSTPEIKSWSEQSVVRPSFTGYGKISVSHSALISIITRAAEEIDGVKKTGRVHITRSEQDVVLDLFPTIIHGYNLKTVSHKVQYAVKKRVEDMTGLTVKAVNVLVKDLSLKD from the coding sequence GTGGAGGTTTTTGCGTTAACAGGCCCCAGCGGAACTGGAAAAAGCCACCGTGCAATAGCGCTTGCTCACGAGTTGGATGCAGATCTGATTATTGATGACGGCCTGGTCATCAAAGGAACTCAAATACTCGCGGGTTCATCCGCAAAAAAGCAGCCTACCCGGATAGGAGCCATAAAGACTGCGCTTTTTCTTGACAAAAACGAGGCGGAACTGGCCAGATCGGCAATTTTGAAATTTGTCCCTCAGAGAGTGCTGATTCTGGCAACATCCAAACGGATGGCTGAAAGAATAAGAAACAATCTCAGACTTGATTCTTTCAGCAGGATTATTTCTATAGAAGAAGTGGCGTCACCCAAAGAAATCCGCAAAGCCAGGATGCTTCGCAAGCAGCACAGCAAACATGTTATTCCTGCTCCTACTGTGGAAGTTCAAAAATCTTTTCCGGATACATTAATTGATCCTTTACAGGTCTTTTTAAAGCGCAAAAGCACACCCGAGATAAAAAGCTGGTCGGAGCAATCAGTTGTGCGGCCTTCCTTTACAGGCTATGGTAAAATCTCTGTTTCCCACAGCGCTTTAATATCTATTATTACCAGGGCAGCCGAAGAAATTGACGGTGTTAAGAAAACAGGCAGAGTGCATATTACACGATCGGAACAGGACGTTGTTCTGGATCTGTTTCCGACGATAATTCATGGCTATAACTTAAAAACTGTGAGCCACAAAGTGCAGTATGCGGTCAAGAAACGCGTTGAAGATATGACAGGTCTTACTGTTAAGGCAGTAAACGTTTTAGTTAAAGATTTGAGTTTAAAAGATTAA
- a CDS encoding non-canonical purine NTP pyrophosphatase, with amino-acid sequence MKLILATRNQGKTKELISLLSPLDLEVVSLSLYPELPEIIEDGSTFTENALKKAKTVALATGCLAMGDDSGLEVDYLNGAPGIFSARFAGEKSDDLANNTKLLKLLKNVPWEQRKARFFCVVAIATPSGRIFTAEGSCHGLIAFEQKGAGGFGYDPLFYVPEFEKTFAELEPDVKNKISHRARALAGTYKILLEIIQNKLIF; translated from the coding sequence ATGAAACTAATTCTGGCAACCCGCAACCAGGGAAAAACTAAAGAACTAATTTCTTTGCTGAGCCCACTTGATCTTGAGGTGGTTTCCCTGTCTTTATATCCCGAATTGCCCGAGATCATTGAGGATGGATCTACATTTACTGAGAATGCCTTAAAGAAGGCTAAAACTGTCGCTCTGGCAACCGGCTGCCTGGCAATGGGCGACGATTCGGGATTAGAGGTAGATTATTTGAACGGCGCCCCGGGAATATTTTCAGCGCGTTTCGCGGGCGAAAAAAGCGATGATCTTGCTAACAACACGAAACTTCTAAAATTATTGAAGAACGTACCCTGGGAACAACGTAAGGCGCGATTTTTTTGTGTTGTGGCAATTGCCACCCCATCCGGAAGGATTTTTACCGCCGAAGGCAGCTGCCATGGGTTAATCGCTTTTGAACAAAAAGGCGCCGGAGGATTCGGTTATGATCCTCTTTTTTATGTACCCGAATTTGAGAAGACTTTTGCCGAACTCGAACCTGATGTAAAAAATAAAATCAGCCACCGGGCGCGTGCTCTTGCCGGTACATATAAGATACTGCTGGAAATAATTCAAAATAAATTAATCTTTTAA